In the Elioraea tepida genome, one interval contains:
- a CDS encoding ABC transporter permease — protein MSLVLANAWRIARRELRGGAKALRIVVACLALGVAAIAAVGTLSRAVEEGLKADGRRILGGDLEVSVGYRPMPEAARAWVAERGGLLSEVTELRSMLVAETGARDRMLVELKAVDQAYPLYGAVRLEPDATLAEALAVRNGRPGLVAERVVLERLNLRPGDTVRLGEGLFEVRGTLTEEPDRVASPAVLGPRAMIAADALAATRLVQPGSLVRYEYRIRLPDGADVAAFRAAMEGAFRDGGWRFRTYAQAAPGVIRFVEQTALFLTLVGLTALLVGGIGVANGVTAWLEARRRTIATLKCLGAPQATVFAAYGLQLLAIAGVGIGLGLAGGLALPWVAAQALAGVLPVPPRFGVYPGPLGIAALFGLLTAATFALWPLARARAIPAVALFRDVVARAEVRPGLGLLLANGLLAALLAGLVVAVSQDRRFAAAFCAGAAGTLLLFRLGAALLKALAARAPRSSLPAVRLGLANLHRPGAPTGLMLVSLGLGLSTLAAVALIQGNIQRQVTETMPDAAPAFFFIDIQSDQVERFEAIAAAQAGVGEVRRMPSLRARIVAVNGIPADELQVAPESAWALRGDRGLTYAATPPEGTRIVAGEWWPPDYRGEPLVSFDAALARGFGIGIGDTITVNVLGRDVTLRIASLRDISWRSLGMNFTLVASPGLLEAAPHTHIATVHAARSAEATLLRAVTDALPNVSAIRVREALEAVSALLGQIGAALSSTGAITLLSGALVLAGAIAAGRRRRVYEAVVLKTLGATRRQVLAAYLVEFGVLGAAAGVIAAAVGTAASWAVITVVMRAEWAFLPGTLAATIAACTAMTMLMGWAGTAAALRARPAPLLRTE, from the coding sequence ATGTCTCTCGTTCTGGCCAATGCCTGGCGGATCGCGCGGCGCGAGCTCCGCGGCGGGGCGAAGGCACTGCGGATCGTGGTCGCCTGCCTCGCCCTCGGGGTGGCCGCGATCGCCGCCGTCGGCACGCTCTCGCGCGCGGTCGAGGAGGGGCTGAAGGCGGACGGGCGGCGTATCCTCGGCGGCGATCTCGAGGTGTCGGTCGGCTACCGGCCGATGCCCGAGGCGGCGCGCGCCTGGGTCGCCGAGCGCGGCGGGCTTCTCTCCGAGGTCACCGAACTCCGCTCGATGCTTGTCGCCGAGACCGGCGCGCGCGACCGGATGCTCGTCGAGCTCAAGGCGGTCGATCAGGCCTACCCGCTCTACGGCGCCGTCCGGCTCGAGCCGGACGCGACGCTTGCCGAGGCGCTTGCGGTGCGAAACGGGCGCCCCGGCCTCGTCGCCGAGCGCGTGGTTCTCGAGCGCCTGAACCTCCGCCCGGGCGACACGGTTCGTCTCGGCGAGGGGCTGTTCGAGGTGCGCGGCACGCTCACCGAGGAGCCTGACCGGGTGGCGAGCCCTGCCGTCCTCGGCCCGCGGGCGATGATCGCGGCAGACGCGCTCGCCGCGACGCGGCTCGTCCAGCCCGGAAGCCTCGTCCGCTACGAATACCGGATCCGCCTTCCTGACGGAGCGGATGTCGCCGCCTTCCGCGCGGCGATGGAGGGAGCGTTCCGCGACGGCGGCTGGCGGTTCCGAACCTACGCCCAGGCCGCCCCGGGCGTGATCCGCTTCGTCGAGCAGACGGCCCTGTTCCTGACGCTCGTCGGGCTCACCGCCTTGCTCGTCGGCGGCATCGGGGTGGCCAATGGCGTGACCGCCTGGCTCGAGGCGCGGCGGCGCACGATCGCCACGCTGAAGTGCCTCGGCGCGCCGCAGGCGACCGTGTTCGCGGCCTATGGCCTGCAGCTTCTCGCCATCGCCGGGGTGGGGATCGGGCTTGGCCTCGCCGGAGGGCTTGCTCTTCCCTGGGTGGCGGCGCAGGCGCTCGCGGGCGTTCTTCCGGTGCCGCCGCGGTTCGGGGTCTATCCCGGCCCGCTCGGGATCGCCGCCCTGTTCGGGCTGCTCACCGCTGCGACCTTCGCTCTCTGGCCGCTCGCCCGCGCGCGCGCCATACCGGCGGTGGCGCTGTTCCGCGACGTCGTCGCGCGCGCCGAGGTCAGGCCGGGGCTCGGCCTCCTCCTCGCCAACGGGCTGCTCGCCGCCCTGCTTGCCGGACTTGTCGTCGCGGTGTCGCAGGACCGTCGCTTCGCCGCCGCCTTCTGCGCCGGCGCGGCCGGCACACTTCTGCTGTTCCGGCTCGGGGCGGCGCTGTTGAAGGCGCTCGCCGCACGCGCGCCGCGATCCTCCCTCCCTGCCGTTCGGCTCGGGCTTGCCAACCTCCACCGCCCCGGGGCGCCAACCGGGCTGATGCTCGTCTCACTTGGCCTCGGGCTCTCCACACTCGCCGCGGTGGCGCTGATCCAGGGCAACATCCAGCGCCAGGTGACGGAGACGATGCCGGACGCGGCGCCGGCCTTCTTCTTCATCGACATCCAGTCCGATCAGGTCGAGCGCTTCGAGGCGATCGCCGCCGCCCAGGCTGGGGTCGGAGAGGTGCGTCGCATGCCCTCGCTCCGGGCACGGATCGTCGCGGTCAACGGCATTCCCGCCGACGAGCTCCAGGTGGCGCCCGAGAGCGCCTGGGCGCTTCGCGGCGACCGGGGGCTCACCTATGCCGCCACCCCGCCGGAGGGCACGCGGATCGTCGCCGGGGAATGGTGGCCGCCCGACTACCGGGGCGAGCCGCTGGTCTCTTTCGACGCCGCGCTGGCGCGGGGCTTCGGCATTGGCATCGGCGACACGATCACCGTCAACGTGCTCGGGCGGGACGTGACGCTCCGGATCGCCTCGCTGCGCGACATCTCCTGGCGGTCGCTCGGGATGAACTTCACGCTGGTCGCCTCGCCGGGGCTGCTCGAGGCGGCGCCGCACACCCATATCGCAACGGTGCACGCCGCGCGCTCGGCCGAGGCGACGCTCCTGCGCGCCGTGACGGACGCGCTCCCGAACGTCTCGGCGATCCGGGTGCGCGAGGCGCTCGAGGCGGTCTCCGCCCTGCTCGGCCAGATCGGGGCGGCGCTGTCCTCGACCGGGGCGATCACGCTCCTCTCCGGCGCGCTCGTGCTCGCGGGCGCGATCGCCGCGGGGCGTCGGCGCCGGGTGTACGAGGCCGTGGTCCTGAAGACGCTCGGCGCGACACGGCGGCAGGTGCTCGCCGCCTATCTCGTCGAGTTCGGCGTTCTCGGCGCGGCGGCGGGGGTGATTGCGGCCGCGGTCGGCACCGCCGCGTCCTGGGCCGTGATCACCGTCGTGATGCGCGCCGAGTGGGCGTTCCTGCCGGGCACGCTCGCCGCGACCATCGCCGCCTGCACGGCGATGACGATGCTGATGGGTTGGGCCGGAACGGCCGCGGCGCTCCGGGCGCGGCCGGCACCGCTTCTGCGGACCGAGTGA
- a CDS encoding Bax inhibitor-1/YccA family protein yields MAWNPDFRSMAAAQTVPSAGVDAARLDAGLRRYMLGVYNYMASGLLLSGIVALAIASSPALAELFYTRVMTPRGAATIPTTLGFIAMFSPLAIILVMMFGVNRMSKTAAQAVYWVFTALMGVSLANIFLIYTGTSISRVFFVTAGTFAAMSIIGYTTQRDLTKLGSFLIMGLIGIILASLVNIFIGSTALQFAVTVLGVVIFVGLIAYDTQRIKTDYISYAYAEGSEVADKRAVFDALALYLNFINLFQLLMSLLGQRQSE; encoded by the coding sequence ATGGCCTGGAATCCAGATTTCCGCTCGATGGCTGCCGCGCAGACGGTTCCTTCCGCCGGCGTCGACGCCGCGCGGCTGGACGCCGGGCTGCGCCGCTACATGCTCGGCGTCTACAACTACATGGCGTCCGGGCTTCTGCTCAGCGGCATCGTGGCGCTCGCGATCGCCTCCTCGCCGGCGCTCGCCGAGCTCTTCTACACCCGTGTGATGACGCCGCGCGGGGCGGCGACGATCCCGACGACGCTCGGCTTCATCGCGATGTTCTCGCCGCTCGCCATCATCCTCGTGATGATGTTCGGCGTGAATCGCATGTCGAAGACGGCCGCCCAGGCTGTGTACTGGGTGTTCACGGCGCTGATGGGCGTGTCGCTTGCGAACATCTTCCTGATCTACACCGGCACCTCGATCAGCCGCGTGTTCTTCGTCACCGCCGGCACCTTCGCCGCGATGAGCATCATCGGCTACACGACGCAGCGTGACCTGACGAAGCTCGGTTCGTTCCTGATCATGGGGCTGATCGGCATCATCCTCGCGAGCCTCGTCAACATCTTCATCGGCTCGACGGCGCTGCAGTTCGCCGTCACCGTGCTCGGCGTGGTGATCTTCGTCGGCCTGATCGCCTACGACACCCAGCGGATCAAGACCGACTACATCTCCTATGCCTATGCGGAGGGCTCGGAGGTCGCGGACAAGCGGGCGGTGTTCGATGCGCTCGCGCTCTACCTGAACTTCATCAACCTGTTCCAGCTCTTGATGAGCCTGCTCGGCCAGCGCCAGAGCGAGTGA
- a CDS encoding CarD family transcriptional regulator, with amino-acid sequence MKSSQAKGTQVKAKQAKSTAGKPAQAKAAAAKPTASKAAPAKPAKASARPAAAKATPPKAAAAKDKVATKTVAAAEAKPAEPKAAPKKPAVKAAELRGPAPATKAAEVGAKKPAASAKAPAAPAAAPEWSSAPASPATAAPMASAAETARADTAQGTPPGPSMARPPAARPAAPGRLAPPRPQPAAAASSEPPLQFEVGDHVVYPTHGVGKVTGVVEEEIAGHRLTLIVIEFEENRMVLRVPVAKARSAGLRKLSSRKAIEAALATLKGRARVKRTMWSRRAQEYEAKINSGDPVAIAEVVRDLHRNAGQPDQSFSERQIYEQAMDRLAAELAAIDGVDKSTAQAKLATMLKAA; translated from the coding sequence ATGAAGTCGTCACAGGCGAAGGGAACGCAGGTGAAGGCGAAGCAGGCGAAGAGCACGGCGGGCAAGCCGGCCCAGGCCAAGGCCGCAGCGGCGAAACCGACCGCCTCGAAAGCCGCTCCGGCCAAGCCGGCGAAGGCGTCCGCGCGCCCTGCGGCGGCGAAGGCCACGCCGCCCAAGGCGGCAGCGGCGAAGGATAAGGTGGCGACGAAGACGGTCGCGGCGGCAGAGGCGAAGCCTGCCGAGCCCAAGGCGGCGCCGAAGAAGCCGGCGGTGAAGGCGGCGGAGCTGCGCGGGCCAGCGCCGGCGACGAAGGCCGCCGAGGTCGGCGCGAAGAAGCCGGCGGCATCGGCCAAGGCCCCCGCCGCGCCGGCTGCGGCGCCGGAATGGTCCTCTGCGCCCGCTTCTCCCGCGACCGCCGCGCCGATGGCCTCCGCCGCGGAGACGGCGCGGGCCGACACCGCCCAGGGCACGCCCCCCGGGCCGTCGATGGCACGGCCGCCCGCGGCGAGGCCGGCAGCGCCCGGACGTCTCGCGCCGCCGCGCCCACAGCCGGCCGCCGCGGCCTCGTCCGAGCCCCCGCTGCAGTTCGAGGTCGGCGACCATGTCGTCTATCCGACCCACGGTGTGGGCAAGGTGACGGGCGTGGTGGAGGAGGAGATCGCCGGCCACAGGCTCACGCTCATCGTCATCGAGTTCGAGGAGAACCGAATGGTTCTGCGCGTGCCGGTGGCGAAGGCGCGTTCGGCGGGCCTGCGGAAGCTCTCGAGCCGCAAGGCGATCGAGGCGGCGCTTGCCACGCTCAAGGGCCGCGCCCGGGTCAAGCGCACGATGTGGAGCCGGCGGGCGCAGGAATATGAGGCGAAGATCAACTCTGGCGACCCGGTGGCGATCGCCGAGGTGGTGCGCGACCTGCACCGCAACGCCGGCCAGCCGGACCAGTCCTTCTCGGAGCGTCAGATCTACGAGCAGGCGATGGATCGTCTCGCCGCCGAGCTCGCCGCGATCGACGGCGTGGACAAGTCGACCGCCCAGGCCAAGCTCGCGACCATGCTCAAGGCGGCGTGA
- the fdxA gene encoding ferredoxin FdxA → MTYVVTEACIRCKYMDCVEVCPVDCFYVGENMLVIHPDECIDCGVCEPECPAEAILPDSDERAAAWVEHNRKFAQAWPNITRKGTPPPDADEWKGKPDKMQFFSPEPGQP, encoded by the coding sequence ATGACCTATGTCGTGACCGAGGCCTGCATACGCTGCAAGTACATGGATTGTGTCGAGGTCTGCCCGGTCGACTGTTTCTATGTCGGGGAGAACATGCTGGTGATCCACCCTGACGAGTGCATCGATTGCGGCGTGTGCGAACCCGAATGCCCGGCCGAGGCGATCCTGCCCGACAGCGATGAGCGTGCAGCGGCATGGGTAGAACACAACCGTAAGTTTGCCCAAGCTTGGCCGAACATCACCCGGAAGGGAACACCGCCGCCCGACGCCGACGAGTGGAAGGGCAAGCCCGACAAGATGCAGTTCTTCAGCCCCGAACCTGGTCAACCCTGA
- a CDS encoding RNA-binding S4 domain-containing protein, producing MSREPEDRAGGARAWQRLDHWLWCARFLKSRALAARFAADGKVRINRQPTDKPHARVRPGDVLTFGLGPSVRVIRVLALGDRRGPAAEARLLYEDLDPPGRA from the coding sequence GTGAGCCGGGAGCCGGAGGATCGCGCCGGCGGGGCCCGGGCGTGGCAGCGGCTCGACCACTGGCTCTGGTGCGCCCGATTCCTGAAGTCGCGCGCTCTCGCCGCCCGCTTCGCCGCCGACGGCAAGGTGCGGATCAACCGTCAGCCGACCGACAAGCCGCATGCCCGTGTGCGTCCGGGCGACGTCCTGACCTTCGGCCTCGGCCCCTCGGTGCGGGTGATCCGCGTGCTGGCGCTGGGGGATCGGCGCGGGCCGGCCGCGGAGGCGCGCCTTCTCTACGAGGACCTCGACCCCCCGGGGAGGGCGTGA
- a CDS encoding helicase-related protein, giving the protein MTGAETERPRLRAVLGPTNTGKTHLAVERMLAHATGVIGFPLRLLARETYDRVAARVGQGRVALVTGEEKIVPPGARWFCCTVEAMPLERRFDFVAIDEIQLCADPDRGHVFTDRLLHARGTSETMLLGAETIRPLLRRLVPEAELETRPRLSRLSHTGPAKLTRLPPRSAIVAFSAAEVYAIAEAVRRRRGGCAVVMGRLSPRTRNAQVAMYQAKEVDFLVATDAIGMGLNMDISHVAFASLAKFDGHRSRALHAPELAQIAGRAGRGMADGTFGTTGTAPELSPELAEAIESHRFEPLDHLYWRNSALDFSSLDALLASLDRPSPRPGLVRGADAADHLALASLARDPQIRAAVAAPELLRLLWEACQVPDYRRLGDDSHARLCGRIFHALRAPPHRLAAAYVAGQLTALDSTEGDLDTLMARLSGVRVWAYIASRPGWVEDAETLQAATRRLEDRISDALHERLMARFVDRRAAHLIRRLDAGSDQELLSAVTRDGAVVVEGHAVGEVQGFTFHPDREATGVGRQAVLRAARRALALEIPRRVARLEADGDEAFALTSAGRVAWRGAEVARLAPGKDPLRPQIVVPPGDFLDGAQRERIRARLAAWLSGVIVRGFAPLFALRQAAEAEPALRGLAHRLAEGLGIAAGAPEPNLRRHRALLRRLGVRCGREAVFVPALLRPGPAALRALLWATARGLPVPPLPRPGAVSLAPDPAWPEGFAEAMGFVPLGPVLVRLDIAERVAAELAGATRGGAAPLPASLASRLGCRSESLPAVLRALGFALRPGADGASLLHPRRRGSRPARPKPSERAAEGPFAALAALRAKA; this is encoded by the coding sequence ATGACCGGCGCCGAGACCGAGCGCCCACGCCTCCGCGCGGTGCTGGGCCCGACCAACACCGGTAAGACCCATCTCGCCGTCGAGCGCATGCTCGCCCACGCGACCGGGGTGATCGGCTTCCCCCTGCGCCTGCTCGCCCGCGAGACCTATGACCGTGTCGCCGCCCGCGTCGGCCAAGGCCGTGTCGCTCTCGTGACCGGGGAGGAGAAGATCGTCCCGCCGGGCGCCCGCTGGTTCTGCTGCACCGTCGAGGCGATGCCGCTCGAGCGCCGCTTCGACTTCGTCGCGATCGACGAGATCCAGCTCTGCGCCGACCCCGACCGCGGCCACGTCTTCACCGACCGGCTTCTGCACGCGCGGGGGACGAGCGAGACCATGCTTCTCGGTGCTGAGACGATCCGGCCGCTGCTGCGCCGCCTCGTGCCGGAGGCAGAGCTCGAGACCCGGCCGAGGCTCTCGCGCCTCAGCCATACCGGCCCCGCGAAGCTCACCCGCCTGCCGCCGCGCTCTGCCATTGTCGCCTTCTCCGCCGCCGAGGTCTATGCGATCGCCGAAGCCGTGCGACGCCGGCGCGGCGGCTGCGCGGTGGTGATGGGCCGGCTCTCCCCGCGCACCCGAAACGCGCAAGTGGCGATGTACCAGGCCAAGGAGGTTGATTTCCTGGTCGCGACCGATGCGATCGGCATGGGCCTGAACATGGACATCTCCCATGTCGCCTTCGCGAGTCTTGCCAAGTTCGACGGCCACCGCTCCCGCGCCCTGCACGCCCCCGAGCTCGCCCAGATCGCCGGGCGCGCCGGGCGCGGGATGGCAGACGGCACTTTCGGCACCACCGGCACCGCGCCGGAGCTTTCGCCCGAGCTCGCCGAGGCGATCGAGAGCCATCGCTTCGAGCCGCTCGACCATCTCTACTGGCGCAACAGCGCGCTCGACTTCTCCTCTCTCGATGCGCTCCTCGCCTCGCTCGACCGGCCGAGCCCTCGCCCCGGCCTCGTCCGCGGCGCGGATGCGGCCGACCATCTCGCGCTTGCCTCGCTCGCGCGCGACCCTCAGATCCGCGCGGCGGTGGCTGCCCCCGAGCTGCTTCGCCTTCTGTGGGAGGCCTGCCAGGTGCCCGACTACCGGCGCCTCGGCGATGACAGCCATGCCCGGCTGTGCGGGCGGATCTTCCACGCCCTGCGGGCGCCGCCGCACCGTCTCGCCGCGGCCTATGTCGCGGGTCAGCTCACCGCGCTCGACAGCACCGAGGGCGATCTCGACACGCTGATGGCGCGGCTCTCCGGCGTGCGCGTCTGGGCCTATATTGCCTCGCGCCCGGGCTGGGTCGAGGATGCCGAGACGCTTCAGGCGGCGACGCGCCGGCTCGAGGACAGGATCTCGGATGCGCTGCACGAGCGCCTGATGGCCCGCTTCGTCGACCGCCGCGCCGCGCATCTCATCCGCCGCCTCGACGCGGGCTCGGACCAGGAGCTCCTCTCGGCGGTGACGCGCGACGGCGCCGTGGTGGTCGAGGGTCATGCGGTTGGCGAGGTCCAGGGCTTCACCTTCCATCCCGACCGCGAGGCGACCGGTGTCGGGCGGCAAGCCGTGCTTCGGGCGGCGCGCCGGGCGCTCGCCTTGGAGATCCCCCGCCGCGTGGCGCGGCTTGAGGCCGATGGCGACGAGGCCTTCGCTCTGACCTCGGCCGGACGGGTCGCCTGGCGCGGGGCGGAGGTGGCGCGGCTCGCGCCGGGGAAAGACCCGCTCCGGCCGCAGATCGTCGTCCCGCCGGGGGACTTCCTCGACGGGGCGCAGCGCGAGCGGATACGCGCCCGGCTCGCCGCCTGGCTTTCCGGCGTGATCGTGCGCGGCTTCGCTCCCCTCTTTGCGCTTCGGCAGGCGGCGGAGGCCGAGCCCGCGCTTCGGGGGCTGGCGCATCGGCTCGCCGAAGGGCTCGGGATCGCTGCGGGCGCGCCCGAGCCGAACTTAAGGCGCCATCGCGCTCTTCTCCGCCGCCTCGGGGTTCGGTGCGGCAGGGAGGCCGTGTTCGTCCCGGCCCTGCTACGCCCAGGCCCCGCGGCACTGCGCGCCCTTCTGTGGGCCACCGCGCGGGGCCTTCCCGTCCCGCCGCTGCCGCGACCCGGAGCCGTGTCCCTCGCGCCCGATCCGGCCTGGCCGGAGGGCTTCGCCGAAGCGATGGGGTTCGTCCCTCTCGGCCCGGTGCTCGTGCGGCTCGACATCGCCGAGCGTGTGGCGGCCGAGCTCGCCGGGGCGACCCGAGGCGGTGCGGCCCCGCTGCCCGCGTCGCTCGCGAGCCGGCTCGGCTGTCGCTCGGAGTCGCTGCCGGCGGTGCTTCGGGCACTCGGCTTCGCGTTGCGGCCGGGCGCGGACGGGGCGTCGCTTCTGCACCCGAGGCGTCGCGGGTCGAGGCCGGCGCGGCCCAAACCATCGGAACGCGCTGCGGAGGGGCCGTTCGCGGCTCTCGCGGCGCTGCGCGCCAAGGCATGA
- a CDS encoding DUF1223 domain-containing protein — translation MLRLLVGVLCACAALFVSPERPRAQTQASAEPTVSRGPVLLELFTSQGCSACPPADRLLAELSQRPELLALSFHVSYWDHMGWSDPFAIPASVRRQRGYARAMRSRSIYTPQIVVQGAAAAVGSDAAGIERLIRDAAPAVALAIAREPGRADRFTVTIPEVKDAPLPLELWAVLYVRTGGGFVANGENAGHMLTHVNVVRHAAVVASVETTPLVVRIEPPLAADIDSVAMILQGRNLGPVVGTGRLALR, via the coding sequence ATGCTCCGTCTCCTCGTCGGTGTCCTCTGCGCGTGCGCCGCCCTGTTCGTGTCGCCGGAACGGCCGCGCGCCCAAACCCAGGCGTCCGCCGAGCCGACAGTGTCGCGCGGGCCGGTGCTGCTCGAGCTGTTCACGAGCCAGGGCTGCTCCGCCTGCCCGCCGGCAGACCGTCTGCTCGCCGAACTGAGCCAGCGCCCCGAGCTGCTCGCCCTGTCCTTCCATGTCTCCTACTGGGACCACATGGGCTGGTCGGATCCCTTCGCGATCCCGGCGAGCGTGCGGCGCCAGCGCGGCTATGCCCGAGCGATGCGGAGCCGAAGCATCTACACGCCGCAGATCGTCGTCCAGGGAGCGGCGGCGGCGGTCGGCAGCGACGCGGCGGGGATCGAACGGCTGATCCGTGACGCCGCCCCGGCCGTCGCGCTTGCGATCGCCCGCGAGCCGGGCCGGGCGGACCGGTTCACCGTCACCATCCCCGAGGTGAAGGACGCTCCCCTCCCGCTCGAGCTCTGGGCCGTGCTCTACGTCCGAACCGGCGGCGGCTTCGTTGCGAACGGCGAGAATGCCGGACATATGCTCACGCATGTGAACGTCGTGCGCCACGCCGCCGTCGTCGCCTCGGTCGAGACGACCCCCCTCGTCGTGCGGATCGAGCCGCCGCTTGCCGCCGACATCGACAGCGTGGCGATGATCCTCCAGGGCCGCAATCTCGGGCCGGTGGTCGGCACCGGCAGGCTCGCGCTTCGCTGA